In Pseudomonas sp. MM213, a genomic segment contains:
- a CDS encoding DMT family transporter — translation MDKTLRRGSFEMTAAMLISGTIGWFVLVSGQPVLDVVFWRCVFGAGTLLLICSAFGFLRPGILTRTTFLLAVLSGVAIVGNWVLLFASYSRASIAIGTAVYNVQPFMLVGLAALFLNEKITLQKLFWLGVSFLGMLAIVSAHGQQGEGGNDYLMGIALALGAAFLYAIAALIIKRLTGTPPHLIALIQVSTGVLLLAPFAHFSALPQAPSAWASLVTLGIVHTGVMYVLLYGAIQKLPTALTGALSFIYPIAAIFVDWFAFGHRLEILQWIGVAAILLAAAGMQQGWSLKFRRTVTQ, via the coding sequence ATGGACAAAACACTTCGTCGCGGGTCATTCGAGATGACTGCCGCCATGCTGATTTCCGGGACCATCGGCTGGTTCGTGCTGGTGTCCGGGCAACCGGTGCTGGACGTGGTGTTCTGGCGTTGCGTGTTCGGCGCCGGCACCTTGTTGCTGATTTGCTCGGCTTTCGGCTTCCTGCGCCCCGGCATTCTGACCCGCACCACGTTCCTGCTGGCCGTGCTCAGCGGCGTGGCGATTGTCGGCAACTGGGTGCTGTTGTTTGCCTCTTACTCCCGCGCTTCGATTGCCATCGGTACCGCGGTGTATAACGTTCAGCCGTTCATGCTGGTCGGCTTGGCCGCGCTGTTCCTCAACGAAAAAATCACCTTGCAGAAACTGTTCTGGCTGGGCGTTTCGTTTCTGGGGATGCTGGCGATTGTCAGCGCACATGGGCAACAGGGCGAGGGCGGCAACGATTACCTGATGGGCATCGCGCTGGCACTCGGGGCCGCTTTCCTTTATGCGATTGCGGCATTGATCATCAAACGCCTGACCGGCACGCCACCGCACCTGATTGCGCTGATTCAAGTCAGCACCGGCGTGTTGTTGCTCGCGCCATTCGCGCACTTCTCGGCGTTGCCGCAAGCACCGAGCGCCTGGGCCAGCCTGGTGACTCTCGGCATTGTTCACACCGGCGTGATGTACGTGTTGCTGTACGGCGCGATCCAGAAATTGCCGACGGCACTGACCGGTGCGTTGTCGTTTATTTACCCGATTGCGGCGATTTTCGTTGACTGGTTTGCCTTCGGCCATCGTCTGGAAATACTGCAATGGATCGGTGTCGCTGCGATTCTGCTGGCCGCCGCGGGCATGCAACAAGGCTGGAGCCTGAAGTTTCGGCGGACAGTTACACAATAA
- a CDS encoding metallohydrolase, which yields MTLVRLADTRVTTILIDCHIRAAADNPNDDTPNVGRALRERLIYDKDGRPFVDAFLLSHPDQDHCGGLRKHFWLGHPDDYPDDDLDRWEKRIIIRELWSSPLVFRRRSKNHTLCDDASAFNKEARRRVKHWRDHRWASSGNRIQIMGEDVDDKTDDLRAILVKAGEWFSTIDGSSSSLFRAQLLAPAPHEDDAELEEALTKNESSVVMNMEIAPSIFTSKRTRFLVGGDAEVLIWERMWDRFEDDPQTLAYDLLLAPHHCSWHTLSWDSWSGKGENAKVSEAARNALGQAKESATIISSSKTIVDDANDPPCIRAKREYQAILKDVDGWFACTEENGSKGVLELEATSGGSVVKAVVAVAAAATSAAAAAAPRAGAVKK from the coding sequence ATGACCTTGGTGCGCTTGGCGGATACTAGGGTCACTACCATTCTGATTGATTGCCACATTAGAGCGGCGGCAGATAACCCGAACGATGACACCCCGAACGTTGGTAGGGCGCTGCGTGAGCGATTGATTTATGACAAGGATGGCCGCCCCTTCGTTGATGCATTTCTGCTGAGTCACCCTGATCAGGATCATTGCGGGGGGCTGCGCAAGCATTTCTGGCTGGGGCACCCCGATGACTACCCTGACGATGATCTTGATCGCTGGGAAAAGCGGATCATCATACGCGAGCTTTGGTCTTCCCCACTGGTCTTCAGGCGGCGGTCGAAGAACCACACCCTTTGCGATGATGCGAGTGCCTTCAATAAAGAGGCACGTCGGCGGGTGAAGCACTGGCGTGATCACCGCTGGGCGTCCAGCGGCAATCGCATCCAGATCATGGGCGAGGACGTGGATGACAAGACCGATGACCTGAGAGCGATCCTGGTCAAGGCAGGCGAATGGTTCAGCACCATCGACGGCTCTTCCTCTTCTCTGTTCAGAGCGCAGCTTCTGGCGCCGGCACCCCATGAGGATGACGCTGAGCTCGAAGAGGCGCTGACCAAGAACGAGTCCAGTGTTGTCATGAACATGGAGATCGCACCGTCAATCTTCACCAGCAAGCGTACCCGGTTCCTGGTAGGCGGGGACGCAGAGGTTTTGATCTGGGAGCGGATGTGGGATCGGTTTGAGGATGACCCGCAAACCCTCGCTTATGATCTGCTGCTTGCACCCCATCATTGCTCGTGGCACACGCTGTCGTGGGACAGTTGGTCTGGCAAGGGAGAGAACGCGAAGGTCTCCGAGGCTGCACGGAACGCCCTTGGCCAAGCTAAAGAGTCGGCCACAATTATCTCCAGCAGTAAAACAATCGTAGATGATGCCAACGACCCGCCCTGCATCCGCGCTAAGCGGGAGTACCAGGCGATCTTGAAAGATGTCGATGGCTGGTTTGCCTGCACGGAAGAAAATGGCTCCAAAGGGGTACTTGAGCTTGAGGCGACATCTGGCGGCAGCGTAGTCAAAGCGGTTGTAGCGGTCGCCGCAGCTGCGACCTCGGCTGCAGCAGCTGCTGCACCCCGTGCAGGTGCCGTCAAAAAATGA
- a CDS encoding AAA family ATPase, with product MARKIRPEELKAMRKLKGISAEKAAAAVGRCTKSWRGYENAESKVQIPDVIFSKFLRTFNITWPYAKVISITAYKGGIGKSPITVAVATSFAQTGLKVAVVANDEVFRSYTETDRQTIKNSKRLSSQVDFYDQHDIVMYPAEIARLEEANERSRNSPSFSSCIDDKEIISRKKASKLTFDDIKNKYDLVLFDLNRDLYETLAQSDEIILLVDATCQYSPNSTHNYYNHMNKINVDKLDSIHVLFTNFSSIPSPRGQLDVTRAHKNRIFDSCMFNAHLTLKNYKKIRELKIPTLRSRFSADYEYHIELYNSDLKATEFCYFDTIMDIAPNSIASIEVSEVRDELAEILWGRN from the coding sequence ATGGCACGAAAGATTCGACCTGAAGAACTAAAGGCAATGAGAAAATTGAAAGGCATTTCTGCGGAAAAAGCCGCTGCAGCGGTAGGGAGATGCACCAAATCTTGGCGGGGATATGAGAACGCTGAGTCCAAGGTGCAGATTCCAGATGTCATATTCTCGAAATTCCTGCGCACATTCAATATTACTTGGCCCTACGCGAAAGTCATCAGTATCACAGCTTATAAAGGAGGTATTGGAAAGTCTCCAATAACCGTGGCAGTCGCGACATCATTTGCACAAACCGGCTTAAAAGTCGCAGTAGTCGCGAACGATGAAGTATTCCGATCTTACACCGAAACAGACCGCCAGACTATAAAGAACTCGAAGCGCCTTTCTTCTCAAGTAGACTTTTACGACCAGCACGACATTGTTATGTACCCCGCAGAGATAGCAAGATTAGAGGAAGCAAATGAGCGAAGTAGAAACTCTCCGAGTTTTAGCTCATGCATCGATGACAAAGAAATAATTTCTCGAAAAAAAGCTTCAAAACTGACCTTTGACGACATAAAAAATAAATACGATCTAGTTCTCTTTGATTTGAACAGAGATTTATACGAGACATTGGCCCAATCAGATGAAATAATTTTGCTCGTAGACGCAACCTGTCAATACTCCCCCAACAGCACACATAATTACTACAACCACATGAACAAAATCAACGTTGACAAATTGGACTCCATTCACGTGCTTTTCACTAATTTCTCCAGCATTCCCAGTCCACGAGGACAGCTGGATGTAACGCGCGCACACAAAAACAGAATATTTGACAGCTGTATGTTTAACGCTCACCTAACCCTAAAAAACTATAAAAAAATCCGTGAGCTAAAAATACCCACCTTGCGCTCACGTTTTTCCGCAGACTATGAGTACCATATCGAGCTATATAACAGTGATTTAAAAGCAACTGAATTTTGTTACTTCGACACCATTATGGATATAGCACCCAACTCAATAGCATCCATTGAGGTATCAGAGGTTAGAGATGAGCTAGCAGAAATTTTGTGGGGACGAAACTAG
- a CDS encoding Lrp/AsnC family transcriptional regulator, with translation MTDDIDQVLITALMEDSRRSLKALANLSGLSSPSVAERLRRLEERGVLKGYTVEIDPKCFGYQLQAIVRIRPLPGQLQEVERQIQAIPEFTECDKVTGDDCFIARLHVRSMEQLDTLLDRLNTHAETNTAIVKKTPVKRRLPPMA, from the coding sequence ATGACTGACGATATCGACCAGGTGCTGATTACGGCGTTGATGGAAGACTCACGGCGTTCGCTCAAGGCGCTGGCAAACCTCAGCGGCCTGTCCTCACCGAGCGTCGCCGAGCGTTTGCGCCGCCTCGAAGAACGCGGCGTGCTCAAGGGCTACACCGTCGAGATTGATCCCAAGTGTTTCGGCTATCAACTCCAGGCCATCGTGCGAATCCGCCCGTTGCCGGGCCAGTTGCAAGAGGTGGAGCGGCAAATCCAGGCCATCCCCGAATTCACCGAGTGCGACAAGGTCACCGGCGACGATTGCTTCATCGCCCGCCTGCACGTGCGCTCGATGGAACAACTGGACACCCTCCTCGACCGCCTGAACACCCACGCTGAAACCAACACCGCCATCGTCAAGAAAACCCCGGTCAAACGCCGATTGCCGCCCATGGCATGA
- a CDS encoding ComEC/Rec2 family competence protein, with the protein MPVIKSLSVGNGDMFYIAHAGDSFTMIDCNLKTDSSEELIAELKRVARTKGMRRFICTHPDEDHFRGIELLDKALPINNFYCVKNTVEKDDLTDSWLHYKSLRDGDKVFYLEKGVRRRWLNASDESRGSAGVQVLWPNVSNPNFIEAMRKSEAGHSPNNLSCVLRYAVKDGASFMWLGDLETDFMESIADDIELEKTTVVFASHHGRKTGKIPDSWLKKLDPQIIVIGEAPRRDMHYYTGYQTITQNTAGHITLDCSDGKVHVYVSAEGYSRDFLSDEGENKYPGYIGSFEVETEYTL; encoded by the coding sequence ATGCCTGTGATAAAAAGCCTTTCCGTGGGCAATGGCGATATGTTTTATATTGCGCACGCTGGTGATAGTTTCACCATGATCGATTGCAATCTTAAAACAGATAGTTCAGAGGAGCTCATTGCTGAGCTCAAGCGGGTGGCCCGAACGAAAGGAATGCGTAGGTTCATTTGCACTCATCCTGATGAGGATCACTTCCGAGGGATCGAGCTGCTGGATAAAGCACTTCCAATTAATAATTTCTACTGCGTTAAGAACACGGTGGAGAAAGATGATCTGACGGACTCGTGGCTGCATTACAAGTCTCTGCGAGACGGAGATAAAGTTTTCTATCTTGAGAAAGGCGTGAGGCGACGCTGGCTTAACGCTAGCGATGAATCACGTGGCAGCGCCGGCGTGCAGGTATTGTGGCCTAATGTGTCCAATCCAAATTTCATCGAAGCGATGCGAAAAAGTGAGGCTGGACATAGCCCGAATAACCTTTCTTGCGTACTTCGCTACGCAGTCAAAGATGGCGCAAGCTTCATGTGGCTTGGCGATCTTGAAACGGACTTCATGGAAAGTATCGCCGATGACATTGAGTTGGAGAAGACCACCGTGGTTTTCGCGTCTCATCATGGTCGAAAGACAGGGAAAATTCCAGATTCCTGGCTGAAAAAACTGGATCCTCAAATCATCGTTATTGGTGAAGCGCCTCGCCGTGACATGCATTATTACACCGGCTACCAAACGATTACCCAGAATACGGCTGGTCATATCACGTTGGATTGCAGTGATGGTAAGGTTCATGTGTATGTATCAGCGGAAGGGTACTCTCGGGACTTCTTGAGTGATGAGGGGGAAAACAAGTATCCGGGTTATATTGGCTCGTTTGAAGTAGAGACAGAATACACTCTCTGA
- a CDS encoding Mov34/MPN/PAD-1 family protein, with amino-acid sequence MTSFYVLGEAMGEKPEPIHACTKALVKACKAYSGVELLGLRQESEAGGVTEYLVIEAGDGTVNGGNPGGIHRVETLAIAVNPRLHIPVTVHALRMDFPERSHLHGSDPGTPRILCLYDVDWSGVERIWTAERFLERMFWWLRESSELRLHREDQPLEQMFYASPFQLILPAMDPAQLAQGACKLRVVLTDTAEKITLRAVIDSDASSEKSGYRLLNIMVPPVEPTSVVMFPANLGELHDQLVEWGSELSQQLSDCVYEAATGGIQKFEKGERQGLLILVWVPRLRHSVVERTDVKGYMLEVNLFDLAASFEMLAPATAEGVFFPAVQIGGYTGQAWKEFGVRPVEVRGSLNAAFARDLSAVDSTTATFNGVLAGTGALGGMLADIWTRLAWGSWTFIDPDLLLPHNVVRHVANDEYVGFRKADVLQDMMQRVYPGEPAPKAISKGILADDARIHEAIEHADLLIDATTTLAAPRDLALRDQAPRVASVFLTPSGMANVIILEDSERLQRVDALEGQYYRAILSNPWGEDHLVNHLGDRWVGGGCRDVSFRMSNENIHIHAGLISRRLRKIVTSSEPKILISTLDDESGSVESREEQVHPVTSVKVGEWMVKYDSGLIEKIRSQRLSELPNETGGSILGITDLKSKTIVLVDTLPPPPDSESGPTHFIRGKEGQLDALKRVHHLTAGVVDYVGDWHSHPNGCSVNPSTDDEILFATLVKRMQVEGLPAMMLIVSDVDLGVYVI; translated from the coding sequence ATGACCAGCTTCTACGTGTTGGGTGAGGCTATGGGTGAGAAGCCCGAACCCATTCATGCGTGCACCAAAGCACTGGTGAAAGCATGCAAGGCGTACTCGGGTGTCGAGCTCCTGGGGCTTCGGCAGGAAAGCGAAGCCGGCGGGGTGACGGAGTACCTCGTGATCGAGGCCGGCGACGGGACTGTTAACGGTGGAAATCCAGGTGGAATCCATCGCGTGGAGACGCTAGCAATTGCAGTCAATCCACGGCTTCATATCCCGGTTACCGTGCATGCGCTGCGAATGGACTTCCCAGAGCGTTCACACCTACACGGGTCAGATCCGGGTACTCCCAGGATCCTTTGCCTTTACGACGTGGATTGGAGCGGAGTCGAGCGGATCTGGACGGCTGAACGTTTTCTGGAGCGGATGTTCTGGTGGTTGCGCGAATCATCAGAGCTGCGATTGCACCGGGAGGATCAGCCGTTGGAGCAAATGTTCTACGCCAGTCCCTTCCAGCTGATTCTTCCGGCTATGGATCCAGCGCAGCTGGCTCAGGGAGCTTGCAAGCTTCGAGTTGTGCTGACTGACACAGCCGAAAAAATCACGCTACGGGCTGTCATCGATTCTGATGCTTCGTCAGAAAAATCAGGCTACCGGTTGCTTAACATTATGGTTCCGCCTGTTGAACCAACGTCAGTGGTGATGTTTCCAGCCAACCTCGGGGAGTTGCATGATCAGTTGGTGGAGTGGGGTAGCGAACTGTCCCAGCAGCTTTCTGATTGTGTGTACGAGGCTGCTACCGGTGGTATTCAGAAATTTGAAAAGGGCGAAAGACAAGGGCTTTTGATTCTGGTCTGGGTGCCTAGGCTTCGCCATAGCGTCGTAGAGCGCACGGATGTGAAGGGGTACATGCTGGAGGTCAACTTGTTTGATCTGGCAGCCTCATTCGAAATGCTTGCACCGGCAACGGCAGAGGGAGTTTTTTTCCCAGCAGTGCAGATTGGAGGGTACACGGGACAGGCCTGGAAAGAGTTTGGCGTACGTCCTGTGGAGGTTCGCGGCTCCCTGAATGCGGCGTTCGCTAGAGATCTCTCTGCTGTTGACTCTACCACCGCGACATTCAATGGAGTGCTGGCTGGAACGGGTGCCCTTGGAGGCATGCTCGCGGATATCTGGACGCGATTGGCATGGGGGAGCTGGACATTCATCGACCCTGACTTGCTGCTACCGCATAACGTTGTAAGACACGTTGCTAATGACGAGTACGTAGGCTTTCGGAAAGCGGACGTGCTCCAGGACATGATGCAGCGAGTGTATCCGGGGGAACCAGCTCCAAAAGCTATCTCCAAAGGAATCTTGGCAGATGATGCTCGCATCCATGAGGCCATTGAACACGCGGATCTTTTGATTGACGCTACAACGACGTTGGCGGCGCCTCGGGATTTGGCGCTGCGTGATCAGGCTCCTCGGGTCGCGAGCGTATTTCTGACGCCATCTGGCATGGCCAACGTCATCATTCTCGAGGATTCGGAACGGCTACAACGAGTTGATGCGCTGGAGGGACAGTATTACCGAGCGATATTGAGTAATCCCTGGGGCGAAGATCATCTCGTTAACCATCTGGGGGATCGTTGGGTCGGTGGTGGTTGTCGTGATGTATCGTTCCGGATGTCCAATGAGAACATCCACATACATGCGGGTTTGATTTCGCGCAGGTTGCGGAAAATAGTAACCAGTTCAGAGCCTAAGATCCTGATATCCACACTGGATGATGAATCAGGCAGTGTGGAGTCTCGCGAGGAGCAAGTCCACCCAGTCACTTCCGTAAAGGTAGGGGAGTGGATGGTCAAATATGACAGCGGTTTGATTGAAAAGATCAGGTCGCAAAGGTTGTCCGAGCTTCCCAATGAGACCGGTGGATCGATTCTTGGGATTACTGACTTGAAGAGTAAAACGATCGTCCTGGTTGATACCTTGCCACCTCCACCAGACAGCGAGTCGGGCCCCACCCACTTCATCAGAGGTAAAGAGGGGCAGTTGGACGCACTGAAGAGGGTGCATCACCTAACTGCTGGGGTCGTTGACTATGTGGGTGACTGGCATTCGCACCCCAATGGTTGCTCCGTTAATCCAAGCACAGACGACGAAATATTATTTGCCACGTTAGTGAAAAGGATGCAAGTGGAGGGGCTTCCGGCAATGATGTTGATTGTTTCAGATGTCGACCTAGGTGTGTACGTGATCTAG
- a CDS encoding tyrosine-type recombinase/integrase, giving the protein MTSLNDARQSANDINDNDLISEFDYDFEEYADEILDELLNSSGSIHNPKSKQKTEGLKGKLKLFPNLDFPVSKHSNYGDDQWVLGQPNNYKKLSISFNRLLPGENDLKRMLGYHLIPDFSPYGGCRSYITAEHKTSTFKLLDDYCFTPNHLDATPSSISLITVPMLNMALDTARDSGKVSHYSNLYYLIRFWLNLGRDGFIPEPFCLDIPANKVDTKERERDVFEHLKNSLGSWESYDEDELERLIEYAMFWIEKALPELTKLKDFIKQNKIEKFYGFKVQVPDRDLSLEESTTVIVDNIEIFKPQMRQYTIAQNNTTRYIYNFAMPYIKTIDKVRSALFILIALCTGARSRELCGLCFSDFYYARGEWWVSLTRFKVTNDPNYKGQKQEIPLPSFIGENLILLKDLKNLYKPNSDLLFRSMRSSRTDSNHRVLLPILTHLKNETGLDSIHVHRFRKTIADIIINRGEANIDILRHLFGHKSYTMTLRYIARNPYIIQSVALAIEQNYSDDFVDVLDAVKNGQHSGETATRIANAINAKPEHFNGRQFKVTVFHYIKHLLESGEPIFIKRTALGVFCLSDEKYSQTYLPPCLEGKVLLPDETPLPDPQNCKTYCKHAVVTEKARESLQEDVKFYTSLLDHMTGQENKVSFQKLSKQLRACLIHLDNLGRSNITITSESDLARS; this is encoded by the coding sequence ATGACAAGTCTCAACGACGCTCGCCAATCCGCGAATGATATCAATGATAATGATCTTATATCGGAATTTGATTACGACTTTGAAGAGTATGCAGATGAAATACTTGACGAACTGCTTAACAGCTCAGGATCAATACACAATCCAAAATCAAAGCAAAAAACAGAAGGACTAAAAGGCAAACTAAAGCTCTTCCCAAATCTTGACTTCCCAGTTAGCAAGCATTCAAATTACGGTGATGATCAGTGGGTTCTCGGTCAACCTAATAACTATAAAAAACTAAGCATTTCGTTTAATAGATTACTGCCGGGAGAAAATGATCTTAAACGGATGCTAGGCTATCATTTAATTCCGGACTTCTCTCCATACGGGGGATGTAGAAGCTACATTACAGCCGAGCACAAAACATCAACGTTCAAGCTGTTGGACGACTACTGCTTTACACCTAATCACCTAGATGCAACACCAAGCAGTATAAGTTTGATCACAGTACCGATGCTGAACATGGCGCTTGATACGGCTAGAGACTCAGGCAAGGTTTCGCACTACAGCAATCTCTATTATTTAATCCGTTTTTGGCTAAACCTGGGGAGAGATGGTTTTATTCCAGAGCCTTTTTGTCTAGACATCCCTGCTAATAAAGTTGACACAAAAGAACGCGAGCGCGACGTCTTCGAACATTTGAAAAACTCCCTCGGTAGCTGGGAATCTTATGATGAAGATGAGTTGGAGCGCCTCATTGAATACGCGATGTTTTGGATTGAAAAGGCATTGCCAGAACTGACAAAACTTAAAGACTTCATAAAACAAAACAAAATCGAAAAGTTTTATGGATTTAAAGTTCAAGTCCCTGACCGTGACTTGAGCCTGGAGGAATCCACTACGGTCATTGTTGACAACATTGAAATATTTAAACCTCAAATGCGCCAATATACAATTGCACAAAATAACACCACCCGATATATTTATAATTTTGCCATGCCGTATATTAAAACGATCGACAAGGTCAGAAGTGCATTGTTTATTTTGATCGCGCTTTGTACTGGAGCACGGTCAAGGGAGTTATGCGGACTGTGCTTTTCAGACTTTTACTATGCTCGCGGAGAGTGGTGGGTTTCTTTAACGAGATTCAAGGTGACAAACGACCCCAACTACAAAGGTCAAAAACAAGAAATTCCTTTACCATCTTTTATTGGCGAGAATTTAATTCTACTAAAAGATTTGAAAAATCTTTACAAACCAAATTCGGACTTATTATTTCGATCCATGCGTTCTTCTCGAACTGACTCGAACCACCGAGTGCTTCTGCCTATCTTGACTCATCTGAAAAATGAAACAGGCCTAGACAGCATACACGTGCATCGTTTTCGAAAGACAATCGCAGATATCATTATCAATCGCGGTGAAGCCAACATCGATATTCTTAGACATCTTTTTGGGCACAAAAGCTACACAATGACCCTCCGCTATATCGCGAGAAACCCTTACATTATCCAAAGTGTAGCTTTAGCAATTGAGCAAAATTACAGTGATGATTTTGTCGATGTGCTGGATGCTGTTAAAAACGGACAACATTCGGGTGAGACCGCTACCAGGATCGCCAATGCTATAAATGCCAAACCTGAACACTTCAATGGAAGACAATTTAAAGTGACAGTATTTCACTACATCAAGCATTTGCTTGAATCTGGTGAACCTATATTTATTAAACGTACTGCACTGGGTGTATTTTGCCTATCTGATGAGAAATACAGCCAAACATATCTTCCTCCATGCTTAGAAGGGAAAGTTCTTTTGCCGGATGAGACCCCTCTCCCAGACCCTCAGAACTGTAAAACATACTGTAAGCATGCCGTTGTTACAGAAAAAGCCCGCGAATCACTACAGGAGGATGTAAAGTTTTACACTTCACTGCTCGATCATATGACGGGTCAAGAGAATAAGGTTTCTTTTCAAAAACTAAGCAAACAATTAAGAGCATGCCTAATTCACCTAGATAATTTAGGGCGTTCAAATATCACAATTACATCTGAATCGGATTTGGCGAGATCATAA
- a CDS encoding site-specific integrase produces MIKINRQPISYLDDETGMRVSHYVLTAYNDKKTTILSHPNLYLYSTTRSSLKTSDRYSQIISSFYKFLSTQIRFSEFNVAEYHAHVSNKDIIRWQVSRLEKRLRDQSASPSTKTIVEDARILLQLFSWLEEHGYPSDVKINVFQSIINFKKERLLNYIERKAKKTLSNKGIRVLDKESRQKNIVTLISKEEIHALINNYHDPVYSAILKFALGTAMRPMEICKFPLYGAGVNQHIAPFSDMNNVLGTVDYTLVGKGNKTRKIKINVKDLRDLQDSYTSKLYKIRAKKYAELYGHPCPLSILFLNEKGVPITEKMISQRTNYAKKKSKVVFPDFRDTSVFYSTRKWWPTKFLINYHKGDILTKSSDFLYAACAQAIMDQMGHDDISTTYKHYIDMARVMVHYQGWAYQEFIEPEQTVAEFIDSYPGRNMIECP; encoded by the coding sequence ATGATAAAGATAAACAGACAGCCCATCTCCTACCTTGACGATGAAACCGGAATGAGAGTGTCACACTACGTTTTAACTGCTTACAATGATAAAAAAACGACTATACTGAGCCACCCGAATCTTTATCTGTACAGTACTACAAGGTCTTCGCTAAAAACGTCTGACCGCTACTCCCAGATAATTTCATCATTTTATAAATTCTTGTCAACACAGATAAGATTTAGTGAATTTAATGTCGCTGAATACCATGCGCATGTTTCAAACAAGGATATTATTCGATGGCAAGTTTCAAGACTGGAGAAGCGCCTACGAGATCAAAGCGCGAGCCCATCTACAAAAACTATTGTTGAAGATGCGCGCATTCTACTCCAACTATTCAGCTGGCTCGAAGAACACGGCTATCCATCTGACGTAAAAATAAATGTATTCCAATCAATTATCAACTTTAAAAAGGAGAGACTTCTAAATTACATTGAAAGAAAGGCTAAAAAAACCCTTTCAAACAAAGGGATTAGAGTTTTAGACAAGGAAAGTCGACAGAAAAATATTGTCACGCTGATTTCCAAAGAAGAAATTCACGCACTGATTAATAATTATCATGACCCTGTATATTCAGCAATATTGAAATTTGCACTAGGCACAGCTATGCGTCCAATGGAAATCTGTAAGTTCCCTCTCTACGGGGCGGGAGTAAATCAGCATATTGCGCCATTTTCTGATATGAATAACGTTTTAGGAACTGTTGATTACACTCTTGTCGGAAAAGGAAATAAAACTCGTAAGATTAAGATCAACGTAAAAGACCTGCGCGACCTTCAAGATTCTTACACCAGTAAACTATACAAAATAAGGGCAAAAAAATATGCCGAACTTTATGGGCACCCTTGTCCCTTATCGATCTTGTTTCTCAATGAAAAAGGCGTGCCCATTACTGAGAAAATGATTTCTCAACGGACAAATTACGCAAAGAAAAAATCAAAGGTAGTTTTCCCTGACTTTCGTGACACTTCAGTTTTTTACTCTACGCGCAAATGGTGGCCGACGAAATTTCTTATCAATTACCACAAAGGAGATATTCTAACTAAGTCTTCCGATTTCTTATATGCTGCGTGCGCGCAAGCAATAATGGATCAAATGGGACATGACGATATAAGCACAACCTATAAACATTATATCGATATGGCTCGAGTCATGGTTCATTATCAAGGATGGGCCTACCAGGAGTTTATCGAACCTGAACAGACGGTCGCGGAGTTCATAGACTCATATCCAGGGCGTAATATGATCGAATGTCCATAA